Below is a genomic region from Fusobacterium russii ATCC 25533.
ATGACATCTTTTGCATCGACAAAGTCAGCACCTAAATATTCCGCTAAGCAAAGCCCGGCTAAATATTCCCCTCTCGAAACCAAATAATCTATGTTTATATTTTTTGTCATAGATTTTTTTATTTTCTCAAATTCTCCATCTAAATCAATTTTTAAATTTAGCTCCTGCTTAATTGTCATATATTTTTTTTCTATAACTGCAAAAAGATTATTAAAAGGGACACCGTATTTTATATGGGCATGACATAGATACAATAAATCGGTAACTTTATGATCTTCGTTATCTGATTTTCCACAAGCACTAGTAACGATAAATTTTCTACTTATATCACTGTCCACTATATTTTTTACTTTTCTAAATTGCCCTGCATTTGCAACAGAGCTACCTCCAAATTTTACAACTTTTATCATAATTTTACCTCCGCTATAAATGTGTCTTTATCTACTAATTTACTTATTTCTTTTAAGTCTATAACTTTGGTAATAATAGTTTCATCATCAATTTTTTCTTGAATAATATTATTAAATTTTTCTAAATTTCTAGCTCTAATATAGAAATTGCTGGAATAATCATTCATTATTTTAATTTTTTGAGAAGTAGAGAAGTTTAAATTTTTATTTTCATAGATAGAAAGAATATCTTGAACAACAGCATGAGCAGTAGGATACTTACCCGCTCCCTGCCCTATATATGAACTTTCACCTAAAAATTCACTTTTTAGCTTTGCACAATTTAAATTATGAGGAACATTTGCAATATTTTCATCATTTTTTAAAAAGGTTGGAATTACATATATATTAGCATAATCCTCATATTTTTGACCATTTCCAATTAATTTTATAATATAATTATTTTTTTTAGCATAAGCAATATCATTTTTTGAAATATTCCTTATACCATAAAAAATAATATCATCTAAATTGAAATTAGTGTCCCAAATAGCATTTCCACTCAGGCAACATTTATATTTGACATCATATCCGTCAATATCATCAGTAGGATCACTTTCAGCATAACCCAGAGCTTGTGCTTCTTTTAAGGCAAGGTCAAAATCAATATTTTTTTGGCTCATATTGTATAAGATATAGTTTGTGGTTCCATTAAAGATGCCTTCAAAAGCAAAGATTTTATCAACCCTCTTTGCATGACGAATATTTTCCATCCAAGGAATTCCACCAGCAACACTTGCCTCAAAAGCAAGGGTAACATTATTTTTTTCTGCTAAATCAATTAAATCTTTATAATGGGTAGCCAAAACTTTCTTATTGCTGGTTACTACATTTTTTTTAGCATTCAAAGCTCTGCTTATGTAATTAAGAGGAATATCAATTCCACCTATACACTCTACAATAAGATCAATATTGGAATCTAATAGCTCATTAATATCTGTTGTTTTTCTGTTGTCATCAATATCATTAATATCTTTGACTAGGATTTTTGAAATTCTAATGTCGTCTTTCATAGAGTCTATAATTTCTTTTACACCACTTCCAACAACTCCACAACCTAGTAAACCTATGTTCATTTTTTCCTCCATATTGTAACATATAAATAGACTTGCAATTTCATTGGAAACATAGTATCATTTTTCTAAAATAAGTCAAGGAGAAATTTTAAAATATGAAAATATTTGTGAGCAGTAGAAATAAAGAAGAAAAATATTTTTCAAAAGAGGCGATAGTTAAAGGTCTTGCAGAAGATGGAGGACTTTTCACTCCCTTGGATATTAATGAGAAGAAAATAGAGATAGAGAAATTCTTGGATTCGTCATATCAAGAAATAGCTTATGAGATTCTTTCTTACTTTTTTGATGATTTTTCAGGTGAAGAATTAAAAAAGTGTATACATAGTGCATATGACAATAATTTCTCGACTTCTGATATAGTACCAATCTCAAAAATTGGTGATAGTTTTATGTTGGAATTGTATCATGGTCCAACAGCGGCATTCAAAGATATAGCCTTAACAATACTTCCACATTTATTGAAGGCTGCATATCAGAAGCAGGATAAGAAGGTATATATATTGACAGCTACTAGCGGGGATACAGGAAAAGCTGCACTTGAAGGCTTTAAAAATGTAGAGGACACTTTTATTACTGTTTTTTATCCAACTAAGGGAGTAAGTCTTATTCAAGAGAAACAGATGAAAACAACAAGTGGAAATAATGTTGAAGTAATAAGTGTGAATGGAAATTTTGATGATTGTCAAAAATTAGTAAAAACTTGTTACGAAAAAATTTCTACTAATAAAGTTCAATTAAGTAGTGCCAACTCAATTAACATAGGCAGATTAGTGCCACAAATAGTATATTATTTCAAAGCTTATATTGATTTATTGAAAAAAGAAGAAATAAAGCTTAATGAGAAGGTCAATTTTGTTGTGCCTACAGGAAATTTTGGAAATATTCTGGCAGCTTATTTTGCAAAAATTTTAGGCTGCCCTATAAATAAATTAGTTTGTGCCTCTAATGAAAATAATATTTTGACAGATTTTATAAACACAGGAATTTATGACAGAAATAGAAAGTTTCATACAACAATTTCGCCATCTATGGATATTTTGATATCAAGTAATTTAGAAAGACTACTTTTTATTTTAAGTGACTACGATGATAAAAAGACAGCAACTTATATGAGGGATTTAGCTGAAAAAGGAAGATATGTAGTTGATAAAAACTTATTAAAAAAAATACAGGAAAATTTTATTTCTTTTTATTGCAGCGAAGAAGATTGTATGAAAACCATAAAGCAAGCCTACGAAGAAGATGGCAGATTTATAGATCCTCATACCGCTGTTGCTTACTATGCTTCAAAGCAATATAAAGATTTCTGTAAGAATATAATTTTATCAACTGCCTCACCATATAAGTTTTGTAACAATGTTTTAAATTCATTATGTGGCTATAAAAAAGAAAATGAATTTGATGCAATGAGGGACTTAGAAAGAATAAGTGGAGAAAAAATTCCTACTAATTTAAAAGATATAGAGAATATGCCTAATTTACATAATAAAACAATAGATATAAAAGATGGTATAAAAACTGTATTAGAAAGGATAGAGTGCTTAAAATGATAAAGATAAAAGTTCCGGCAACAAGTGCTAATCTGGGTCCGGGTTTTGATACTATGGGCATAGCCTTAGATATATTTAATACATTTTATGTTGAAAAATCTGAACAGCTGATTATAGAAAATGTAGAAGAAGAATTTAAAAATAGAAATAATTTATTTGTTATTGCCTATGATAAAACTTTAGCAGCAAAAAATTTAAAAGCTAATATATATGTGAAATTTGAAACTTGTATTCCTCTTTCAAGAGGCTTAGGTTCCAGTTCTTCTCTTGTAGTTGCAGGAGTATTGGCAGCAAATTACCTTTATGATCTGGCATTAACTAAACAGGAAATGCTTAATATTTGTAATGAAATAGAAGGTCATCCGGATAATATAGCCCCTTGTTTGCTAGGAGGCTTTGTGACAACCGTTCTTGAAAATGGACTGCCTCATTATAAAAAAATAGAAGTGGATAAGAAATTTAAATTTACAGTTATGATTCCGGATTTTGAAGTTAAAACAAGTGAAGCAAGAGCGGTTATGCCTAAGCAAATAGCAGTAGAAGATGCAGTGTACAGCTTATCAAGAGCCATATCTCTTTGTTTTGCATTGCAAGATGGAGATGAAGAAAGATTAAAAATATCTTATGATGATAAAATACATGAGCCTTATCGTAGGAAGTTAATTCCAGATTATGAAGCTTTAAAGATAGAAGTTATTAAAAATGGAGCTTTAGCTTTTTTAATAAGTGGCTCAGGTTCAACTTGTCTTGCAATTTCAAGAGATGAAAATTTTTCTGAAAAAATAAATACAAAAAGTTTAAAAGCTAAATGGACTTTAATTGATTGTAATGTTCATAGAGCTGGAGCAGAACTTGAATATTTATAATTTTTTAATAATTGGCATTAAAAAAGGCTTGTTACAAATTTAGCTATTGATATAAGTAAAAAATAAGTAAAACTACATTCTAAATTTTAAAAAATTTAGTTGGCAGTGAACTATTTTTTACTTTATTTAGTGGTTTGTAACAAGCCCTATAAAATTTATTTAGCGTTAAGTGCAGCCATAGTTATATAATTGTATGGCTTATTAAAATGTGGTAAAAAGAAGATATCTAAAAGTTTAAATTTATCTATAGTTACCTTTTCTTGAATAGCTAGTGAAAATACATGAATTGCCATTGAAATATCTTGCTTAGAGGCAATTTGAGCTCCTATTATAACTCTGTCATTCTTTCTGTAAACGATTCTTATGCTAACTTGCTCATTATTACGCTCCATAAATTCAGGTTTTTGAAGATCATGGAAGGTAGTTTCCAAAGCATCGATTCCCAATCTTTGAGCTTTTTCTAAAGTAAGTCCAGTAGATACCATATTATATCCAAATATTGAAATACCATTAGAACCTTGTACTCCAACACTTTCTAATTTAGTTCCGCAGACATTGTGTGCAGCAATTATTCCAGATCTAACAGCATTAGTTGCAAGAGCAATGTAGTTTATGTCATCAATTGCATTATCGTAAACAGTTGCACAATCTCCTATTGCATAGACATCATCTATATTTGTTTTTTGTGTTTTGTCTACTATATAAGCACCATTTCTGAATGTATTTATTTTACCTTTTCCTAGGCTGGAATTTGGTTTAAAACCGATGCACAGAACAACCATGTCAACTTGATATTCACTTTTATCAGTTACAATAGATTGAACTTTTCCTTGTTCGTTTCCTTTTATCTCTTTAACTAATTGTTTATAATTTAATTTTACACCATTATTCATAAGCTGAGTGTCCATTTTATCTCTAAAAGGCTTGTCATAATATGTAGATAAGCATTCGTCACAGAAGTCAATTAGATGTACATCTTTACCCCAACGCTTAAAAGCTTCTGCCAGTTCTACACCTATATAACCAGCTCCGACAACGGCAACAGTTTTTATTTCAGGTCTTTCTTTTAATTTATTTATAACATCTTCAGCCTGTTGATAAAGTTTTACAAATTGCACATTGTCTAAATCTTTTCCTGGAATATCTGGATTGATAGAAAGTGAACCGGTAGATAAAATTAATTTATCATAAGTTTCTTCATACTTTTCCCCATTTTTCCCACTAGCATAGACGATTTTTTTATCAAAATCTATATTATAAACTTCAGTTTCTAAATGAATTTTAGCTCCTTTGGATTCTAATTTTTCTTTAGAAGAATAAAAAAGACCTTCTGGACCTGCAATTTGCCCGCCTATCCATAGAGCCATTCCGCAACCTAAAAAGCTGATATTTGAATTTTTATCAAATACTACAACTTCATTTCCTTTGTAATTATCCAACATTGTATTAATACAGGCTGTACCTGCATGATTAGCACCAACTACAACAATCTTCATTTTACGCACTCCCTTTAATTTTATTTAACTTTAAATATATTAAATTAATTTAGTTTAATTAATATTAATTTTATACTAATTTAATATAAATTTAAAGTAAATAATTTTTAAATAAAAAATTTGATTATATTTTTTTCATAATAATGTAAATTTAGCAAAATTATTACACAAAAACTAAAAAAATATAGAAAACATAAAATAAAAAATATTTAATTTCAATATAAAACATAAGTTTT
It encodes:
- a CDS encoding homoserine dehydrogenase; the protein is MNIGLLGCGVVGSGVKEIIDSMKDDIRISKILVKDINDIDDNRKTTDINELLDSNIDLIVECIGGIDIPLNYISRALNAKKNVVTSNKKVLATHYKDLIDLAEKNNVTLAFEASVAGGIPWMENIRHAKRVDKIFAFEGIFNGTTNYILYNMSQKNIDFDLALKEAQALGYAESDPTDDIDGYDVKYKCCLSGNAIWDTNFNLDDIIFYGIRNISKNDIAYAKKNNYIIKLIGNGQKYEDYANIYVIPTFLKNDENIANVPHNLNCAKLKSEFLGESSYIGQGAGKYPTAHAVVQDILSIYENKNLNFSTSQKIKIMNDYSSNFYIRARNLEKFNNIIQEKIDDETIITKVIDLKEISKLVDKDTFIAEVKL
- the thrC gene encoding threonine synthase; the protein is MKIFVSSRNKEEKYFSKEAIVKGLAEDGGLFTPLDINEKKIEIEKFLDSSYQEIAYEILSYFFDDFSGEELKKCIHSAYDNNFSTSDIVPISKIGDSFMLELYHGPTAAFKDIALTILPHLLKAAYQKQDKKVYILTATSGDTGKAALEGFKNVEDTFITVFYPTKGVSLIQEKQMKTTSGNNVEVISVNGNFDDCQKLVKTCYEKISTNKVQLSSANSINIGRLVPQIVYYFKAYIDLLKKEEIKLNEKVNFVVPTGNFGNILAAYFAKILGCPINKLVCASNENNILTDFINTGIYDRNRKFHTTISPSMDILISSNLERLLFILSDYDDKKTATYMRDLAEKGRYVVDKNLLKKIQENFISFYCSEEDCMKTIKQAYEEDGRFIDPHTAVAYYASKQYKDFCKNIILSTASPYKFCNNVLNSLCGYKKENEFDAMRDLERISGEKIPTNLKDIENMPNLHNKTIDIKDGIKTVLERIECLK
- the thrB gene encoding homoserine kinase → MIKIKVPATSANLGPGFDTMGIALDIFNTFYVEKSEQLIIENVEEEFKNRNNLFVIAYDKTLAAKNLKANIYVKFETCIPLSRGLGSSSSLVVAGVLAANYLYDLALTKQEMLNICNEIEGHPDNIAPCLLGGFVTTVLENGLPHYKKIEVDKKFKFTVMIPDFEVKTSEARAVMPKQIAVEDAVYSLSRAISLCFALQDGDEERLKISYDDKIHEPYRRKLIPDYEALKIEVIKNGALAFLISGSGSTCLAISRDENFSEKINTKSLKAKWTLIDCNVHRAGAELEYL
- the nox gene encoding H2O-forming NADH oxidase produces the protein MKIVVVGANHAGTACINTMLDNYKGNEVVVFDKNSNISFLGCGMALWIGGQIAGPEGLFYSSKEKLESKGAKIHLETEVYNIDFDKKIVYASGKNGEKYEETYDKLILSTGSLSINPDIPGKDLDNVQFVKLYQQAEDVINKLKERPEIKTVAVVGAGYIGVELAEAFKRWGKDVHLIDFCDECLSTYYDKPFRDKMDTQLMNNGVKLNYKQLVKEIKGNEQGKVQSIVTDKSEYQVDMVVLCIGFKPNSSLGKGKINTFRNGAYIVDKTQKTNIDDVYAIGDCATVYDNAIDDINYIALATNAVRSGIIAAHNVCGTKLESVGVQGSNGISIFGYNMVSTGLTLEKAQRLGIDALETTFHDLQKPEFMERNNEQVSIRIVYRKNDRVIIGAQIASKQDISMAIHVFSLAIQEKVTIDKFKLLDIFFLPHFNKPYNYITMAALNAK